A genomic region of Acidobacteriota bacterium contains the following coding sequences:
- a CDS encoding phenylalanine--tRNA ligase subunit beta: MKISMNWLKDLVCFDETPEALARDLSMLGLPVDAVEPSGEDRVFDIDITANRPDGLSHLGIARDVAARYREPLRPPRAVVEGIPEQPLVPVDIRIDAPDLCARYCGMVIRGLRVGPSPAWLRDRLEAVGQRSINNVVDITNFVLLEMGHPLHAFDHRKLREGRIVVRRARDGETLTTLDGQQRKLTPNMLVIADAALPVALAGVMGGADSEVDAQTRDILLESAWFEPSSVRRTARALGLGTEASYRFERGADPEVPPRALLRAAWLVLRLAGGEPASPLLDAHPRPAIPRAIPLRRRRMVSLIGAPVEDGFVEDLLPRLGFRVDRDGAGWSVVAPSHRPDVTQEVDVIEEVARFYGYDRVRSALPGMEGNPVERRFARDRDTLRKLLVAGGYQEITSSSFVDPHKDGVFDFFRAGEAIFLDNPGDEAEPALRTNLTYRLLNALKFNENNFNRDVRLFETADVYAMATDGPRESLRLAVGAFGHALPPHWTMPPGAPYGFFHLKGMVETLLEGLNAVDARIVPLEESPGDFLQAGSRAALQVRGKTVGFLGRLDERVAAAWKFRQSVFVGEFLLEPLFESVDRPFAFTPVPRFPPVSRDISFTVDNAVPFSKIKAVAESVKAGELTRMDAVEIYRGKEIPAGRYAMTVRVVFQRCDGTLTDAEADALRNRLTEALKRSAGIEVR, from the coding sequence ATGAAAATCAGCATGAACTGGCTCAAGGACCTGGTCTGTTTCGACGAGACCCCGGAGGCGCTGGCCCGGGACCTTTCCATGCTCGGCCTCCCGGTGGACGCCGTGGAGCCTTCGGGTGAGGACCGGGTCTTCGACATCGACATCACCGCGAACCGTCCCGACGGCCTCAGCCACCTGGGGATCGCCCGGGACGTCGCCGCCCGGTACCGGGAGCCGCTCCGCCCGCCCCGGGCCGTCGTGGAGGGGATCCCGGAGCAGCCCCTGGTCCCCGTGGACATCCGGATCGACGCTCCCGACCTCTGTGCCCGGTACTGCGGGATGGTGATCCGGGGCCTGCGGGTGGGACCCTCCCCCGCCTGGCTCCGGGACCGCCTGGAGGCCGTGGGCCAGCGATCCATCAACAACGTGGTGGACATCACCAACTTCGTGCTCCTGGAAATGGGGCACCCCCTGCACGCCTTCGACCACCGGAAGCTGCGGGAGGGCCGGATCGTGGTGCGCCGGGCCCGGGACGGCGAGACCCTCACGACCCTCGACGGCCAGCAGCGGAAGCTGACTCCGAACATGCTGGTCATCGCGGACGCCGCCCTGCCGGTGGCCCTGGCCGGCGTCATGGGCGGGGCCGACTCCGAGGTGGACGCCCAGACCCGCGACATCCTCCTGGAGAGCGCCTGGTTCGAGCCTTCCTCCGTCCGGCGCACCGCCCGGGCCCTCGGCCTCGGGACGGAGGCGTCCTACCGCTTCGAGCGGGGGGCCGACCCGGAAGTCCCGCCGCGCGCCCTGCTGCGCGCCGCCTGGCTGGTGCTCCGCCTGGCGGGCGGGGAACCGGCGTCCCCCCTCCTCGACGCGCACCCGCGCCCGGCGATCCCCCGGGCCATCCCGCTCCGGCGCCGGCGCATGGTGAGCCTCATCGGCGCCCCGGTCGAGGACGGCTTCGTCGAGGATCTCCTCCCGCGGCTCGGTTTCCGCGTGGACCGCGACGGGGCCGGCTGGTCGGTCGTCGCCCCCTCGCACCGACCCGACGTCACCCAGGAGGTCGATGTGATCGAGGAGGTGGCGCGGTTCTACGGTTACGACCGGGTCCGGTCCGCATTGCCGGGGATGGAGGGGAACCCCGTGGAGCGGCGCTTCGCCCGCGACCGGGACACGCTCCGGAAGCTGCTGGTGGCGGGAGGGTACCAGGAGATCACCTCCAGCTCCTTCGTCGACCCGCACAAGGACGGGGTTTTCGACTTCTTCCGCGCGGGGGAGGCCATCTTCCTGGACAACCCGGGAGACGAGGCGGAGCCGGCCCTTCGCACGAACCTGACGTACCGCCTGCTCAACGCCCTCAAGTTCAACGAGAACAATTTCAACCGTGACGTCCGGCTGTTCGAGACGGCGGACGTTTACGCCATGGCGACCGACGGGCCCCGGGAGAGCCTCCGGTTGGCCGTCGGGGCCTTCGGGCACGCCCTTCCCCCGCACTGGACGATGCCCCCGGGGGCGCCCTACGGCTTTTTCCACCTCAAGGGGATGGTGGAGACCCTGCTCGAGGGGCTCAACGCCGTCGATGCGCGGATCGTGCCCCTGGAGGAAAGCCCGGGGGATTTCCTCCAGGCGGGGAGCCGCGCCGCCCTCCAGGTCCGGGGGAAAACCGTCGGGTTCCTGGGGCGGCTGGACGAGCGCGTGGCTGCGGCGTGGAAGTTCCGCCAGAGCGTCTTCGTCGGGGAGTTCCTCCTGGAGCCCCTCTTCGAGTCCGTGGACCGGCCGTTCGCCTTCACCCCCGTGCCCCGGTTCCCGCCCGTGTCCCGGGACATTTCCTTTACCGTTGACAACGCCGTGCCTTTCAGTAAAATAAAAGCAGTTGCGGAGAGTGTGAAAGCCGGGGAACTCACCCGCATGGATGCCGTCGAAATCTATCGTGGGAAAGAGATCCCGGCCGGAAGGTACGCCATGACGGTTCGCGTCGTATTCCAGCGGTGTGACGGGACGCTCACCGACGCGGAAGCGGACGCGCTGCGCAACCGTTTGACCGAAGCCCTGAAACGATCGGCGGGAATCGAAGTCCGTTGA
- the pheS gene encoding phenylalanine--tRNA ligase subunit alpha encodes MREDLQTILDTFRDACRGVSDDASYQALREQYLSRERGILTQQLKRIRDIDPAERPRFGIDVNTLKREVEGALSELEADIRERALRKRSEAERVDVTLPGVRPYPGTLHPIKKTEAEIVGIFRAMGYAVAEGPEIETDFFNFGALNFPDDHPARDSQDTFFLGKGRWLLRTHTSPVQIRTMQNVPPPLKLIAPGKVYRNDAPDATHFPIFHQVEGLVVGEDVSLAHLKGTLERFASECFSPGTRVRLRPSFFPFVEPGAEVDISCIFCGGTGCRICKGSGWIEILGAGMVHPNVFANCGLDPERWTGFAFGMGVDRVALLKYGIPDIRMLWENDVRFLSQFHR; translated from the coding sequence ATGCGGGAGGACCTTCAGACCATTCTGGACACATTTCGGGATGCGTGCCGGGGCGTTTCGGACGACGCCTCCTACCAGGCGCTGCGGGAGCAGTACCTCTCCCGCGAGCGCGGGATCCTGACCCAGCAGCTCAAGCGGATCCGGGACATCGACCCCGCCGAGCGCCCCCGATTCGGCATCGACGTGAACACCCTCAAGCGCGAAGTGGAGGGGGCGCTGTCCGAACTCGAGGCCGACATCCGGGAGCGGGCCCTTCGGAAGCGTTCCGAGGCCGAGCGCGTCGATGTGACCCTGCCGGGTGTCCGGCCCTACCCGGGGACCCTGCACCCCATCAAGAAGACCGAGGCCGAGATCGTCGGCATCTTCCGGGCCATGGGCTACGCGGTGGCCGAGGGGCCGGAGATCGAGACGGATTTCTTCAACTTCGGGGCCCTGAACTTCCCGGACGACCACCCGGCCCGGGACAGCCAGGACACCTTTTTCCTCGGCAAGGGGCGCTGGCTGCTCCGCACCCACACGTCGCCGGTCCAGATCCGGACCATGCAGAACGTGCCCCCGCCCCTGAAGCTGATCGCGCCCGGAAAGGTCTACCGCAACGACGCCCCGGACGCCACCCACTTCCCCATTTTCCACCAGGTGGAGGGGCTCGTGGTGGGCGAGGACGTCTCCCTGGCCCACCTCAAGGGGACCCTCGAGCGCTTCGCGTCCGAGTGCTTCTCGCCCGGGACCCGGGTGCGCCTCCGCCCCAGCTTCTTCCCCTTCGTCGAGCCGGGGGCGGAGGTGGACATCTCCTGCATCTTCTGCGGCGGCACCGGCTGCCGGATCTGCAAGGGCAGCGGCTGGATCGAGATCCTCGGCGCCGGGATGGTGCACCCGAACGTCTTCGCCAACTGCGGCCTCGACCCCGAGCGGTGGACCGGCTTCGCTTTCGGAATGGGGGTGGACCGGGTGGCCCTGCTCAAGTACGGCATCCCCGACATCCGCATGCTCTGGGAGAACGACGTGCGGTTCCTGTCGCAGTTCCACCGGTGA
- the rplT gene encoding 50S ribosomal protein L20 produces the protein MPRVKRGNKKLQRRKKILGLAKGYIGARGRLYRTAKETVERALAYAYRDRRAKKREFRGLWIVRINAAVREHGLSYSRFMSGLKKAGVTIDRKVLAELAVANPEAFAQLATVAQQA, from the coding sequence ATGCCGAGAGTCAAGAGAGGCAACAAGAAACTGCAGCGCCGGAAGAAGATCCTTGGGCTCGCCAAGGGATATATCGGGGCCCGGGGGCGTCTGTACCGCACCGCCAAGGAGACGGTGGAGCGCGCCCTGGCGTACGCCTACCGCGATCGCCGGGCCAAGAAGCGGGAGTTCCGCGGGCTCTGGATCGTCCGCATCAACGCCGCCGTCCGGGAGCACGGCCTGTCCTACAGCCGCTTCATGAGCGGGCTCAAGAAGGCCGGCGTGACCATCGACCGGAAAGTGCTCGCCGAACTGGCCGTGGCCAACCCGGAAGCGTTCGCCCAGCTGGCAACCGTCGCCCAGCAGGCGTGA
- the rny gene encoding ribonuclease Y, whose protein sequence is MVVLLGTELILSVVFILAAGGACIGAYYVVKSRFIREMLEKAKREAAETLEKGKRESEQIKKEKIHEAKDEIFKLKEEFEQDSKEKRKELMGFENNLIGREKNIARREDQLSRKEKDQSTKENQLISREVRLKEQELEIKEVVRSQKERLEEISGMSREEAKQTLLDAMLEETRKEAVGKVKEIEDEAKLRANNSARKVISTAIQRCAADHVVETTVSVVDLPSDEMKGRIIGREGRNIRALEIATGIDLIVDDTPEAVILSGYDPYRREIAKIAIERLITDGRIHPARIEEVVEKVKAEMEQKIQEIGEQAAFEMNIHDFNPEVLKLLGRLQYRSSYGQNVLQHAKEVAHMAAIMAQEIGANVNTARRAALIHDIGKAVDREVEGTHTQLGVELARKYGEAPDVLHCIEAHHFDIDFQSVEAVLVQAADAISAARPGARREILESYIKRLEKLENIADSFTGVAKAYALQAGREIRVLVENDKISDEQAFWLAKDLTKKIENELQYPGQIKVTVIRERRFIEYAK, encoded by the coding sequence ATGGTCGTGCTACTGGGCACCGAATTGATCTTGTCCGTCGTGTTCATCCTGGCGGCGGGGGGCGCCTGCATCGGCGCGTATTACGTGGTGAAATCCCGTTTCATCCGCGAGATGCTGGAGAAGGCCAAGCGCGAGGCCGCCGAAACGCTGGAAAAGGGGAAACGGGAATCCGAGCAGATCAAGAAAGAGAAGATCCACGAGGCGAAGGACGAGATTTTCAAACTGAAAGAGGAGTTTGAACAGGATTCGAAGGAAAAGCGCAAGGAATTGATGGGGTTCGAGAACAACCTGATCGGGCGGGAGAAGAACATCGCCCGGCGGGAGGATCAGCTCTCCCGCAAGGAGAAGGATCAGAGCACCAAGGAGAACCAGCTGATCTCCCGGGAGGTCCGGCTGAAGGAGCAGGAGCTCGAGATCAAGGAAGTCGTCCGCTCTCAGAAGGAAAGGCTGGAGGAGATTTCCGGGATGTCCCGCGAGGAGGCCAAGCAGACCCTGCTGGACGCCATGCTGGAGGAGACCCGCAAAGAAGCGGTGGGGAAGGTCAAGGAGATCGAGGACGAGGCCAAGCTCCGGGCCAACAACAGCGCCCGGAAGGTGATCTCCACCGCCATCCAGCGCTGCGCGGCGGACCACGTGGTGGAGACCACCGTCTCCGTGGTGGACCTTCCCAGCGACGAGATGAAGGGACGCATCATCGGCCGCGAGGGGCGCAACATCCGCGCCCTCGAGATCGCCACGGGGATCGACCTCATCGTGGACGACACCCCCGAGGCGGTGATCCTCTCGGGGTACGACCCCTACCGGCGGGAAATCGCCAAGATCGCCATCGAGCGCCTCATCACCGACGGCCGCATCCACCCCGCCCGCATCGAGGAGGTGGTGGAGAAGGTCAAGGCCGAGATGGAGCAGAAGATCCAGGAGATCGGCGAACAGGCCGCCTTCGAGATGAACATCCACGACTTCAACCCCGAGGTCCTCAAGCTCCTGGGCCGCCTGCAGTACCGTTCCAGCTACGGGCAGAACGTCCTGCAGCACGCGAAGGAGGTCGCCCACATGGCGGCCATCATGGCCCAGGAGATCGGGGCCAACGTCAACACCGCCCGCCGGGCCGCCCTGATCCACGACATCGGCAAGGCGGTGGACCGGGAGGTGGAAGGCACCCACACCCAGCTGGGGGTCGAACTCGCGCGGAAGTACGGCGAGGCGCCCGACGTGCTGCACTGCATCGAGGCTCACCACTTCGACATCGACTTCCAGTCCGTGGAAGCAGTCCTGGTCCAGGCGGCCGACGCCATCTCGGCTGCCCGCCCGGGGGCCCGGCGAGAGATCCTGGAATCCTACATCAAGCGCCTGGAGAAGCTGGAGAACATCGCCGACTCCTTCACCGGCGTGGCCAAGGCCTACGCCCTCCAGGCGGGGCGCGAGATCCGCGTCCTGGTGGAGAACGACAAAATCAGCGACGAGCAGGCGTTCTGGCTGGCCAAGGACCTGACGAAGAAGATCGAAAACGAGCTGCAGTACCCCGGGCAGATCAAGGTGACCGTGATCCGGGAGCGCCGTTTCATCGAGTACGCAAAATAG
- a CDS encoding radical SAM protein, whose product MERPVLLCYRCDDRDAGDPYARIVPSGLFCLHGYLQDRGFPSLLANLCGMPWPRVEALIRQHQPRVVGVSHFTFNHAACEKLYRLARKVVPDAVIVGGGAQATHLDALLLERIPALDLSVRGEGEVPLLALAERVFRGERAWHGIPGLTRRDGDRIHREPLPPLLADIDPCYSPRRFSRLEGVAPREQFPFVVASRGCPGTCTFCNSPAIWRRQTRFRSPGPLADEIRALQREHGLVYFSFRDDSFSADPGRVRAWCRVLGERKLRFLWNCQSRAEGLDRDTLLALKRAGCEQIQFGIETTAPPLQRLLGKPLPPGGVSDLLRDCRDCGVRTSAYFITGIPGQAEADLEGDLDLFRRGKLQDAVVSPLCLYPGTALARQAEKRGAVSPADYLSGDTERLLVRRDPAALRLYDTLVRAADAASRHNAFTLPEIRAHLAATGNCFSARMDLGRYWVSRRRPDLAERAWRDIVDEDPSNPVGLLALSDFLAASGNRREARKWKDRATRALQYL is encoded by the coding sequence ATGGAAAGACCGGTACTCCTCTGCTACCGCTGCGACGACCGGGACGCGGGGGACCCCTACGCCCGGATCGTTCCTTCGGGCCTCTTCTGCCTTCACGGGTACCTCCAGGACCGGGGGTTCCCCTCGCTCCTGGCCAACCTCTGCGGCATGCCGTGGCCGCGGGTGGAGGCGCTGATCCGGCAGCACCAGCCTCGCGTGGTGGGGGTCTCCCACTTCACGTTCAACCACGCCGCCTGCGAGAAACTGTACCGGCTCGCCCGGAAGGTTGTTCCCGATGCCGTCATCGTCGGGGGCGGGGCCCAGGCGACGCACCTGGATGCCCTCCTCCTCGAGCGGATCCCCGCCCTGGACCTCTCGGTCCGCGGCGAGGGGGAGGTCCCGCTCCTTGCCCTCGCGGAGAGGGTCTTTCGCGGCGAGAGGGCCTGGCACGGAATCCCCGGGCTGACCCGCCGCGACGGGGACCGGATTCACCGGGAGCCGCTCCCGCCGCTGTTGGCGGACATCGACCCCTGCTATTCCCCGCGCCGGTTCAGCCGGCTCGAGGGCGTTGCCCCCCGGGAGCAATTCCCCTTCGTGGTGGCGTCCCGGGGGTGCCCCGGGACCTGCACCTTCTGCAACTCCCCCGCCATCTGGCGCCGGCAGACCCGCTTCCGGTCGCCGGGGCCCCTCGCCGACGAGATCCGGGCCCTCCAGCGGGAACACGGCCTGGTCTACTTCAGTTTCCGGGACGACTCCTTCTCGGCGGATCCCGGCCGGGTTCGCGCGTGGTGCCGGGTCCTCGGCGAGCGGAAGCTGCGCTTTCTCTGGAACTGCCAGTCGCGGGCGGAGGGGCTCGACCGGGACACCCTCCTCGCCCTCAAGCGCGCCGGGTGCGAGCAGATCCAGTTCGGGATCGAGACCACCGCGCCCCCCCTGCAGCGCCTGCTGGGCAAGCCGCTCCCGCCGGGGGGCGTCTCCGACCTGCTCCGGGACTGCCGGGACTGCGGGGTCCGGACGTCGGCCTACTTCATCACCGGGATCCCGGGCCAGGCGGAGGCGGACCTGGAAGGGGACCTGGACCTGTTCCGCCGGGGAAAACTCCAGGACGCGGTCGTCTCCCCGCTCTGCCTGTACCCCGGGACGGCCCTGGCCCGGCAGGCGGAGAAACGGGGGGCCGTCTCTCCCGCGGACTACCTCTCGGGCGATACGGAACGTCTCCTGGTCCGCCGGGACCCTGCGGCGCTCCGGTTGTATGACACCCTGGTGCGGGCCGCCGACGCCGCCTCCCGCCACAATGCCTTCACCCTCCCCGAGATCCGGGCCCACCTGGCCGCGACGGGGAACTGTTTTTCCGCCCGGATGGACCTCGGGCGGTACTGGGTTTCCCGCCGGCGGCCGGACCTGGCCGAGCGTGCCTGGCGGGACATCGTGGACGAGGACCCCTCCAACCCCGTCGGCCTGCTCGCCCTCAGCGATTTCCTGGCGGCCTCCGGAAACCGGCGCGAGGCCCGCAAGTGGAAAGACCGGGCGACCCGGGCGCTTCAGTATTTGTAA
- a CDS encoding carboxypeptidase regulatory-like domain-containing protein — MNRKMLAVILPVVVALVLVGVWVKSRRPAVDPGASLDLPAAESGETGGAGNAPSGEMLDRDILALAPQGSTYRVERYNDPDKGAIAGHILDRTGRGLPGMAVEIIPSSAVYQPTHFYSTSKVYSDKNGYFIFHNIDPQTYHFICGPVRETLPVKPGTMVIRDVQLKGTASVAGSVVDAEGIRIFPAVVYLVSPRFRIVCRTTETGSFEMQGVPADRYQVAARSDGYVPSEYKDLSVKEGDRVNDLVFTLEPGAGLVGYVRNEHREPVPSVRISTAPSSGRIGTASAMTDRNGYFELAGIQAGRQQLTLMLDGSYERAGPAVNVEIGKRNYVEITLKSGARILGTVKTSTGEPVPEDLTAVVQMTAGAGKDQYFRRSVDPDGRFVLENLDEGEYKIFISSQDKKFVMPEPRAVKVSERLEQAVAFVIDRGGLIAGQVTDRAGTPVARARIVITCRSKAGRTASQTAASNETGFFQSSGLPPGVVTLETASPGYLTNRKENIQLAAGGSLNIAVILDKSGTIEGRVTDSQGRPRVGVTAYARPVGDASFSNLPKAITSADGRFTFTGLNEGRYMVYILWANPKANNRMQTMNQQVQVIPNQAVRADFRLPSP, encoded by the coding sequence ATGAATCGAAAGATGCTGGCCGTCATTCTGCCGGTCGTGGTGGCCCTGGTGCTGGTCGGGGTCTGGGTGAAGTCGAGGCGTCCTGCCGTAGACCCTGGCGCTTCGCTCGACCTGCCGGCGGCCGAAAGCGGGGAAACCGGCGGTGCGGGAAACGCCCCGTCCGGCGAGATGCTGGACCGCGACATCCTAGCCCTGGCGCCCCAGGGCTCGACCTACCGCGTGGAGCGGTACAACGACCCCGACAAGGGCGCCATCGCCGGCCACATCCTGGACCGGACAGGCCGGGGGCTTCCGGGCATGGCGGTCGAGATCATCCCGTCCTCGGCCGTCTACCAGCCCACCCACTTCTACTCCACCTCCAAGGTGTACTCCGACAAGAACGGATACTTCATCTTCCACAACATCGACCCGCAGACATACCACTTCATCTGCGGGCCGGTGAGGGAAACCCTCCCGGTGAAACCGGGGACCATGGTCATCCGCGACGTCCAGCTGAAGGGGACGGCTTCCGTGGCCGGGTCCGTGGTGGACGCGGAAGGGATTCGGATCTTCCCGGCGGTGGTCTACCTCGTCTCCCCCCGGTTCCGGATCGTCTGCAGGACCACCGAGACCGGCTCCTTCGAGATGCAGGGCGTCCCGGCCGACCGCTACCAGGTTGCGGCGCGTTCCGACGGCTACGTCCCTTCGGAGTACAAGGACCTGTCCGTGAAGGAAGGCGACAGGGTCAACGACCTGGTGTTCACCCTCGAGCCGGGTGCCGGCCTGGTGGGCTACGTGCGGAACGAGCACCGGGAGCCGGTCCCGAGCGTCCGGATCTCGACCGCGCCGAGCTCGGGCCGGATCGGGACCGCCTCCGCCATGACGGACCGCAACGGCTACTTCGAGTTGGCCGGAATCCAGGCCGGGCGGCAGCAACTCACGCTGATGCTGGACGGGAGTTACGAGCGGGCGGGGCCGGCGGTGAACGTGGAGATCGGGAAGCGGAACTACGTCGAGATCACCCTCAAGTCCGGCGCCCGGATTCTCGGGACGGTGAAGACCAGCACCGGCGAGCCGGTCCCGGAAGACCTGACGGCCGTCGTGCAGATGACGGCCGGTGCCGGCAAGGACCAGTACTTCCGGCGGTCCGTGGACCCCGACGGCCGGTTCGTGCTGGAAAACCTGGACGAGGGGGAGTACAAGATCTTCATCTCCTCCCAGGACAAGAAATTCGTCATGCCCGAGCCCCGGGCCGTCAAGGTCTCGGAACGCCTCGAGCAGGCGGTGGCCTTCGTCATCGACCGCGGGGGCCTGATCGCGGGGCAGGTGACGGACCGTGCCGGGACCCCGGTCGCCCGGGCCCGGATTGTCATCACCTGCCGCTCGAAGGCGGGGCGGACCGCCTCCCAGACCGCCGCCTCGAACGAGACCGGCTTCTTCCAGTCCAGCGGCCTCCCGCCGGGGGTGGTGACCCTGGAAACCGCGTCCCCGGGTTACCTCACCAACCGGAAGGAGAACATCCAGCTGGCGGCGGGGGGATCCCTGAACATCGCCGTGATCCTGGACAAGTCCGGGACCATCGAGGGTCGGGTCACCGATTCCCAGGGGCGCCCACGGGTGGGCGTGACGGCTTACGCCCGGCCGGTGGGAGACGCCTCCTTCTCCAACCTCCCCAAGGCGATCACGTCGGCGGACGGCCGGTTCACCTTCACCGGGCTCAACGAGGGGCGGTACATGGTGTACATCCTCTGGGCGAACCCGAAGGCCAACAACCGGATGCAGACCATGAACCAGCAGGTCCAGGTGATCCCGAACCAGGCGGTTCGCGCCGACTTCCGCCTTCCAAGCCCCTGA
- the rpmI gene encoding 50S ribosomal protein L35 yields MQKLKTKKGAAKRMKVTASGKIVRGHAFKSHILTKKTRKRKRNLRHATLISKADTGRAREMLLL; encoded by the coding sequence GTGCAGAAACTGAAAACCAAGAAAGGTGCCGCGAAACGGATGAAAGTCACCGCGTCGGGCAAGATCGTTCGCGGTCACGCCTTCAAGAGCCACATCCTCACCAAGAAGACCCGGAAACGCAAGCGCAACCTCCGCCACGCCACGCTGATCTCCAAGGCGGACACCGGCCGCGCCCGGGAAATGCTCCTGCTGTAA
- a CDS encoding response regulator, with product MQKKVQIMVVDDDPDVREFLDTLLTKEGYEVKSIADPSLVLEELKNKVYQIVILDLRMPGQFGDELLKQIRDWDKDICVIVYTGYPSVDTAVATMKCQAYDYIKKPCSAKEFRELIRNAIRDKGLVMAPDSHVNKEIGSKIRTIRKDKAMTLKQLANRTGLSVSLISQIELAKTSASVSTLYKISCALGVRIGVFFEQL from the coding sequence ATGCAGAAGAAAGTGCAGATCATGGTGGTCGATGACGATCCGGACGTGAGGGAATTCCTGGATACGCTGCTGACCAAGGAGGGATACGAGGTCAAGTCCATCGCGGACCCGTCGCTGGTCCTCGAGGAGTTGAAGAACAAGGTCTACCAGATCGTCATCCTGGACCTCCGGATGCCCGGGCAGTTCGGCGACGAGCTGCTCAAGCAGATCCGGGACTGGGACAAGGACATCTGCGTGATCGTCTACACCGGTTACCCGTCGGTGGACACCGCCGTGGCCACCATGAAGTGCCAGGCGTACGACTACATCAAGAAGCCCTGTTCCGCCAAGGAATTCCGCGAACTCATCCGCAACGCCATCCGGGACAAGGGCCTGGTGATGGCGCCCGACTCCCACGTGAACAAGGAGATCGGTTCCAAGATCCGGACCATCCGCAAGGACAAGGCCATGACCCTCAAGCAGCTGGCCAACCGGACGGGGCTCTCCGTCAGCCTGATCTCGCAGATCGAGCTGGCCAAGACCTCCGCTTCGGTGTCGACCCTGTACAAGATCTCCTGCGCGCTCGGCGTGCGCATCGGCGTTTTCTTCGAGCAGCTCTGA